In the bacterium genome, ACTTGTTAATCAATATCCACTACAACAGATCTCAAATTTTCCTTCTTTTATAGGGGGAGCAGTTGGTTACTTCAGTTATGAAATGCGGCATTTAATTGAAAATGTTCCTGGAAAAGGAATTGATGACCTGATGATACCGGATTGTATCTTCTGCTTTTATGATTTAATTTTCATCTTTGACCACTTGAAACAAAAGGCTTATATTTCATCAAGCGGGTTTCCTGAAAATGGAAGATTAAGAGAGAAAAAGGCTGAAAACAGACTAAACGAAACGCTGAATAAATTATCAAAATCCAGCCCCCAGAACCCAAAACCCAAAACCCAAAATGTGGAAATAGTTTCTAATTTTACTCATCAAGAATATTTAGAGGCAGTGAGAAAGGCTAAGGAATATATTAGTGCCGGTGATATTTATCAGGTTAATTTATCACAAAGACTCTCGGCTAATCTTTGTATGTCGGCGTTTGAACTCTATAAACGGCTAAGGAGGTCAAATCCGGCACCATTTGCTTGCTTTTTAGACTTAAAGGATGTCATTATTGCCAGTGCATCGCCAGAGCGATTTTTACAGGTAGAGGGTAAAAATGTTGTCACCAGACCAATTAAAGGAACAAGACCCAGAGGAAAGACCAAAAAAGAGGATTTGAAATTAAAAAATGAATTGAAAATAAGCCAGAAGGATAGAGCAGAACTAATAATGATAGTTGATCTTTTGCGAAATGATTTAGGTCGAGTATGTAAATTTGGGTCTGTGAAAGTTAATGAGTTGATAAAATTAGAAACGCATCCAACAGTATTTCATACAGTAGGTATTATCTCTGGTGAATTAAAACCAGATAAGGATAGATTTGATTTATTAAAGGCATGTTTTCCCGGCGGTTCAATTACCGGCGCTCCAAAAATTCGGGCAATGGAAATAATTGATGAATTAGAACCAACAAAAAGGCATATTTA is a window encoding:
- the pabB gene encoding aminodeoxychorismate synthase component I — translated: MTYPIIKEIPTIEPLKLFSIFKEHNYPFFLDSGMNKYSLGRYSFIGFNPFLVFKSKSKQIQYEIRNNIDTQQIQNPISNIQNFINDPFEVLRELVNQYPLQQISNFPSFIGGAVGYFSYEMRHLIENVPGKGIDDLMIPDCIFCFYDLIFIFDHLKQKAYISSSGFPENGRLREKKAENRLNETLNKLSKSSPQNPKPKTQNVEIVSNFTHQEYLEAVRKAKEYISAGDIYQVNLSQRLSANLCMSAFELYKRLRRSNPAPFACFLDLKDVIIASASPERFLQVEGKNVVTRPIKGTRPRGKTKKEDLKLKNELKISQKDRAELIMIVDLLRNDLGRVCKFGSVKVNELIKLETHPTVFHTVGIISGELKPDKDRFDLLKACFPGGSITGAPKIRAMEIIDELEPTKRHIYTGSIGYLSFTQSMDLNIAIRTFVIKNNKTYFHVGGGIVADSIPEEEYNETLYKGKAMIEAIMG